The following are encoded in a window of Solidesulfovibrio magneticus RS-1 genomic DNA:
- a CDS encoding D-alanyl-D-alanine carboxypeptidase family protein, with amino-acid sequence MYHVLRASILAAVAILALVVAPLADPAQALAKEQPAKSQAKPAAKKSAKAETAPKAKKQAKAAKAAAPSKAPHPAKAALTDSPAQKPRRAKKGELPAKNDIENEEGDIGACAVGSPLTVKSAILWNMNTGEVLYEQNPDVQIPPASLTKVLTLYILFDAIRQGRLRPWDVIEVSPRAATQGGSNMRLRPGEQVKVTDLIKGIAVASANDACMAIADNLENGNAEAFVALMNDTAKRLGMTNSVFFNPNGLPADGQVTTARDMLKLAAAYLEQFPKSLTIHSMQFFTHNNRQRHNANSLLGRYEGVDGLKTGFVCASGYNIVATAMRGDTRLIAVVLGSRNPRVRERETAKLLDKGFKMVQAKKAAGPTPVAAATPPATPAQAVGQP; translated from the coding sequence ATGTATCACGTACTTCGCGCCAGCATTCTGGCCGCCGTAGCCATCCTGGCCCTGGTCGTCGCGCCCCTGGCCGACCCGGCCCAGGCCCTGGCCAAGGAACAGCCCGCCAAATCCCAGGCCAAGCCGGCCGCCAAAAAGTCGGCCAAAGCCGAAACCGCCCCCAAGGCCAAAAAACAGGCCAAAGCCGCCAAGGCCGCCGCTCCGTCCAAAGCGCCCCACCCGGCCAAGGCCGCCCTGACCGACAGCCCGGCCCAAAAGCCCCGGCGCGCCAAAAAAGGCGAGTTGCCGGCCAAAAATGACATCGAAAACGAGGAAGGCGACATCGGAGCCTGCGCCGTGGGGTCGCCGCTGACCGTCAAGTCCGCCATCCTGTGGAACATGAACACCGGCGAGGTGCTCTACGAGCAGAACCCGGACGTGCAGATTCCGCCGGCCTCGCTGACCAAGGTGCTCACGCTCTACATCCTCTTCGACGCCATCCGCCAGGGCCGGCTGCGCCCCTGGGACGTCATCGAGGTCTCGCCCCGGGCCGCCACCCAGGGCGGCTCCAACATGCGCCTGCGCCCGGGCGAGCAGGTCAAGGTCACGGACCTCATCAAGGGCATAGCCGTGGCCTCGGCCAACGACGCCTGCATGGCCATCGCCGACAACCTGGAAAACGGCAACGCCGAGGCCTTCGTGGCGCTCATGAACGACACGGCCAAGCGCCTGGGCATGACCAACTCCGTGTTCTTCAATCCCAACGGCCTGCCGGCCGACGGCCAGGTGACCACGGCCCGGGATATGCTCAAGCTCGCCGCCGCCTACCTGGAGCAGTTCCCCAAGTCGCTCACCATCCACTCCATGCAGTTTTTCACCCACAACAACCGCCAGCGCCACAACGCCAATTCGCTGCTGGGCCGCTACGAAGGCGTGGACGGGCTCAAGACCGGCTTCGTGTGCGCCTCGGGCTACAACATCGTGGCCACGGCCATGCGCGGCGACACGCGGCTTATCGCCGTGGTGCTCGGGTCGCGCAACCCGCGTGTGCGCGAGCGCGAGACGGCCAAATTGCTGGATAAAGGCTTCAAGATGGTCCAGGCCAAAAAGGCCGCCGGCCCGACGCCCGTGGCGGCGGCGACGCCGCCGGCCACGCCAGCCCAGGCTGTGGGACAGCCTTGA
- a CDS encoding sensor histidine kinase: MADTHDFPDIQERLLALEEAFADRNGYRFKKALSELRRSIKMRANAVALAQAEILDSRKEIERNRKQCVDLQAKLKTVVDRFEGSFTAFEKFRKAIRVVELMRGHEDLPAVLDRIKDLFGLRAVSLLLDAGEYAPFEPPGARLAEAGALRAKLAELMPKGAGPGPFMGSIRAVPDPEFFFGQGFCAERKVLLLGSCFIYPLRDKFSPQKLVGILSFFDSNPDRYTSEKGSEFATHFADILGYTIVDVTDRKKAERLREDVERMTRHDLKSPLTAVLTLPQLLRRDGNLTERQNDMLSLMQHAGYRMLNMINQSLDLYRMERGVYELSPQMVDILPILDNISGELRGVIEASDLALDVVVRGRPRQDGDAFAVRGEEMLLYTMLSNLIKNALEASPPGQRVAVTLAEGRTLDVAVHNAGAVPASVRQRFFTKFATAGKKDGTGLGAYGAKLIAETHGAKIAMATSEQKGTTVTVSFPKPRTPANAQTNTNTNTKAKMPPAAGRG, encoded by the coding sequence ATGGCCGATACCCACGATTTCCCCGATATCCAGGAACGCCTCCTCGCCCTGGAGGAGGCCTTTGCCGACCGCAACGGCTACCGGTTTAAAAAGGCCCTGTCCGAGCTGCGCCGCTCCATTAAAATGCGGGCCAACGCCGTGGCCCTGGCCCAGGCCGAAATTCTCGACAGCCGCAAGGAAATCGAGCGCAACCGCAAGCAGTGCGTGGATTTGCAGGCCAAGCTCAAGACCGTTGTGGACCGTTTCGAGGGCAGTTTCACGGCCTTTGAGAAGTTCCGCAAGGCCATCCGGGTGGTGGAGCTCATGCGCGGCCACGAGGATCTGCCGGCCGTGCTCGATCGCATCAAGGACCTCTTTGGCCTGCGGGCCGTGAGCCTGCTGCTCGACGCCGGGGAGTACGCCCCCTTCGAGCCGCCCGGGGCGCGTTTGGCCGAGGCCGGGGCTCTTCGGGCCAAGCTGGCCGAGCTCATGCCCAAGGGCGCCGGCCCAGGGCCGTTCATGGGTTCCATCCGGGCCGTGCCCGACCCGGAATTCTTTTTCGGCCAGGGCTTTTGCGCCGAACGCAAGGTGCTGCTTCTGGGATCCTGCTTCATCTATCCCCTGCGCGACAAGTTCAGCCCCCAAAAGCTCGTCGGCATCCTGAGCTTTTTCGATTCCAACCCCGACCGCTACACCAGCGAGAAGGGGTCGGAGTTCGCCACCCACTTCGCCGACATCCTGGGCTACACCATCGTTGACGTCACGGACCGCAAAAAGGCCGAACGCCTGCGCGAAGACGTGGAACGCATGACCCGCCACGACCTCAAGTCACCGCTGACCGCCGTCCTGACCCTGCCCCAGCTCCTGCGCCGCGACGGCAACCTGACCGAGCGCCAAAACGACATGTTAAGCCTCATGCAGCACGCCGGCTACCGAATGCTCAACATGATCAACCAGTCCCTGGATCTCTACCGCATGGAGCGCGGCGTCTACGAACTCTCGCCCCAGATGGTCGACATCCTGCCCATCCTCGACAACATCTCCGGTGAGCTGCGCGGGGTCATCGAGGCCAGCGACCTGGCCCTGGACGTCGTCGTGCGGGGTCGCCCCCGCCAGGACGGCGACGCCTTTGCCGTGCGCGGCGAGGAAATGCTTCTCTACACCATGCTCTCCAACCTGATAAAAAACGCCCTGGAAGCCTCGCCGCCCGGCCAGCGCGTGGCCGTGACCCTGGCCGAGGGCCGGACCCTGGACGTGGCCGTGCACAACGCCGGGGCCGTGCCGGCCTCGGTGCGCCAGCGCTTTTTCACCAAGTTCGCCACGGCCGGCAAAAAAGACGGCACCGGCCTTGGCGCTTACGGGGCCAAGCTCATCGCCGAAACCCACGGGGCCAAGATCGCCATGGCCACCTCCGAACAGAAAGGCACCACCGTCACGGTGTCGTTTCCCAAGCCGCGTACGCCGGCGAATGCGCAAACGAATACGAATACGAATACGAAGGCGAAGATGCCTCCGGCGGCCGGGAGGGGGTAA
- a CDS encoding lysozyme inhibitor LprI family protein, whose translation MFARCVMALALALAVPATAALAQSQAAYNAAACAALKKADAELNAVYTAVLKKNADDKNFIDKLKVAQRAWVAFRDAEMAARYPARDKGEYGSAFDLCWCNGLAALTQQRTEQLKPWRDGIPEGDVCTGSYPVR comes from the coding sequence ATGTTCGCACGGTGTGTCATGGCATTGGCGTTGGCGCTGGCCGTCCCGGCCACGGCCGCCCTGGCCCAGTCCCAGGCGGCCTACAACGCCGCCGCTTGCGCGGCCCTCAAAAAGGCCGACGCTGAACTCAACGCCGTGTATACGGCCGTTCTCAAGAAAAACGCCGACGACAAGAATTTCATCGACAAGCTCAAGGTCGCCCAGCGGGCCTGGGTGGCCTTCCGCGACGCCGAAATGGCCGCCCGCTACCCGGCCAGGGACAAGGGGGAATACGGCTCGGCCTTTGACCTGTGCTGGTGCAACGGTCTGGCCGCGCTGACCCAACAGCGCACGGAGCAATTAAAACCCTGGCGCGACGGCATCCCCGAAGGCGACGTCTGTACGGGCAGCTATCCGGTGCGGTAA
- a CDS encoding cobalt-precorrin 5A hydrolase — protein MAYAFSMNASTPGDVAVYAVTAKGLALGRALARELPATLYAPARLADGGAVPFASLSELVAETFHQRRAHVFLCACGIAVRAVAPHLRGKAVDPAVVCLDDAATFAVSLLSGHLGGANDLARRLAGLTGAVPVVTTATDAAGAPAIELLARDAGLFLDNPVATRRVNAALAAGEPVAVFDPLGAFTPPEAAARHFVWLADPAGAGPDEPLVVVDWRAGPETPTRLYLRPRVLAAGIGCRKGASAEAILELVDAACRQYRLAPAAIGQVASIEAKRHEPGLLEAARRLGAGIVFFSADELSGISVPHPSAMAAKHMGVESVCEAAAILAANRGRLVAPKTKNAVATLALALAR, from the coding sequence ATGGCCTATGCTTTTTCCATGAACGCATCCACGCCCGGCGACGTCGCCGTCTATGCCGTCACGGCCAAGGGCCTGGCCCTGGGCCGCGCCCTGGCCCGGGAACTGCCGGCAACACTTTACGCCCCGGCCCGGTTGGCCGACGGCGGGGCCGTGCCCTTTGCTTCCTTGTCCGAGCTTGTGGCCGAAACCTTCCACCAGCGCCGCGCCCATGTTTTCCTGTGCGCCTGCGGCATCGCCGTGCGGGCCGTCGCGCCGCACCTGCGCGGCAAGGCCGTCGATCCGGCCGTGGTCTGCCTGGACGATGCCGCGACCTTTGCCGTAAGCCTGCTGTCCGGCCACCTGGGCGGGGCCAACGACCTGGCCCGGCGTCTGGCCGGCCTGACCGGGGCCGTGCCCGTGGTCACCACCGCCACCGACGCGGCCGGCGCGCCGGCCATCGAGCTCCTGGCCCGGGACGCCGGCCTGTTCCTGGACAACCCGGTTGCCACGCGCCGCGTCAACGCCGCCCTGGCCGCCGGGGAGCCAGTGGCCGTGTTCGATCCCCTGGGCGCGTTCACGCCGCCCGAGGCCGCCGCCCGGCATTTCGTCTGGCTGGCCGATCCGGCCGGCGCGGGTCCGGACGAACCCCTGGTGGTGGTGGATTGGCGGGCCGGGCCGGAAACGCCCACGCGGCTCTATTTGCGCCCCCGCGTCCTGGCCGCCGGCATCGGCTGCCGCAAGGGGGCTTCGGCCGAGGCCATCCTGGAGCTCGTCGACGCCGCCTGCCGCCAGTACCGGCTGGCTCCGGCCGCCATCGGGCAGGTGGCCAGCATCGAGGCCAAGCGCCACGAGCCGGGGTTGCTCGAAGCGGCCCGGCGGCTTGGAGCGGGCATCGTGTTTTTTTCCGCCGACGAACTGTCCGGCATAAGCGTGCCCCATCCCTCGGCGATGGCGGCCAAACATATGGGAGTGGAAAGCGTATGCGAAGCGGCGGCGATTCTGGCGGCAAACCGGGGCAGGCTCGTGGCCCCGAAGACCAAAAACGCCGTGGCGACGCTGGCCCTGGCCCTGGCGCGCTGA
- the cobJ gene encoding precorrin-3B C(17)-methyltransferase, whose translation MRSGGDSGGKPGQARGPEDQKRRGDAGPGPGALTVVGLGPGDAALLAPMAEAALAEAGVVVGYGPYVDLVSPALLAGKDVVATGMTGEVARCRAALEAAAAGRRVVLVSSGDAGVYGMAGLALEMLDAMGLPQALDFSVVPGIPAVCAAAALLGAPLTHDFAVISLSDLLTPLPVIEARLEAAFAADFVVAIYNPRSRKRSGHLAEALARAARHRDPQTPVGMVKNAFRPAQEIRLTSLAQADPDWADMLTLVVVGSTSSRLAAGRFLTPRGYAGKYALEG comes from the coding sequence ATGCGAAGCGGCGGCGATTCTGGCGGCAAACCGGGGCAGGCTCGTGGCCCCGAAGACCAAAAACGCCGTGGCGACGCTGGCCCTGGCCCTGGCGCGCTGACCGTAGTCGGGCTTGGCCCCGGCGACGCCGCGCTTTTGGCCCCCATGGCCGAGGCGGCCCTGGCCGAGGCCGGCGTCGTCGTCGGCTACGGCCCCTATGTCGATCTCGTGTCGCCGGCCTTGCTCGCCGGCAAGGACGTGGTGGCCACGGGCATGACCGGCGAGGTGGCTCGTTGCCGGGCCGCCCTGGAGGCGGCCGCCGCCGGCCGGCGGGTGGTCCTCGTGTCCAGCGGCGACGCCGGGGTCTACGGCATGGCCGGGCTGGCCCTGGAAATGCTCGACGCCATGGGGCTGCCCCAGGCCCTGGATTTCTCCGTGGTTCCCGGCATCCCGGCCGTGTGCGCGGCGGCGGCCCTGCTCGGCGCGCCGCTCACCCATGATTTCGCCGTCATTTCGCTGTCCGACCTGCTCACGCCCCTGCCGGTCATCGAGGCGCGGCTGGAGGCCGCCTTTGCCGCCGATTTCGTGGTCGCCATCTACAATCCCCGCTCCCGCAAGCGCTCGGGCCATCTGGCCGAAGCCCTGGCCCGGGCCGCCCGGCATCGTGATCCCCAAACGCCGGTCGGCATGGTCAAAAACGCCTTCCGCCCGGCCCAGGAGATCCGCCTGACCAGTCTGGCCCAGGCCGATCCCGACTGGGCCGACATGCTTACCCTGGTCGTGGTCGGCTCCACCTCCAGCCGGCTGGCCGCCGGCCGTTTCCTCACCCCGCGCGGGTATGCCGGCAAGTACGCCCTGGAGGGCTGA
- a CDS encoding cytochrome c3 family protein encodes MRKALVSCLMCASLVGFVGLPMVHAVDAPADGEIKAPEGMPATQSPVKFSHKGHAKIDCKACHHKGEATQKCSSAGCHDSLDPKDKTSDKSFYRAFHDMKSEKSCMGCHKKEAKGPTKCPECHPKKGA; translated from the coding sequence ATGAGAAAAGCATTGGTTTCGTGTCTGATGTGCGCCTCGCTGGTGGGCTTTGTCGGCCTGCCCATGGTCCACGCCGTGGACGCTCCGGCTGACGGAGAGATCAAAGCCCCCGAGGGCATGCCTGCCACCCAGTCGCCGGTAAAGTTCTCCCACAAGGGACACGCCAAGATCGACTGCAAGGCCTGCCACCACAAGGGCGAAGCCACTCAGAAGTGCTCCTCGGCCGGCTGCCACGACAGCCTTGATCCCAAGGACAAGACCAGCGACAAGTCGTTCTATCGTGCCTTCCACGACATGAAGAGCGAAAAGAGCTGCATGGGCTGCCACAAGAAGGAAGCCAAGGGCCCCACCAAGTGCCCTGAGTGCCACCCCAAGAAGGGCGCCTAA
- a CDS encoding EF-hand domain-containing protein, whose product MLRNIPAVLAVLALALAIGGCSAKSAKPAKQTYINIDQVFAAYDANGDGKITKEEFTAKFQQKQKADTAWKKIDKSSNGFVERTLNDDEPLRVWNDVESQNEPY is encoded by the coding sequence ATGCTGCGAAACATTCCGGCCGTCCTGGCCGTTCTGGCCCTGGCCCTGGCCATCGGCGGCTGCTCCGCCAAATCCGCCAAGCCCGCCAAACAGACCTACATCAACATTGATCAGGTCTTCGCCGCCTACGACGCCAACGGCGACGGCAAAATCACCAAGGAAGAATTCACCGCCAAATTCCAGCAGAAACAAAAAGCCGATACAGCCTGGAAGAAAATCGACAAGAGCAGCAACGGTTTCGTCGAACGTACCCTCAACGACGACGAGCCGCTGCGCGTCTGGAACGACGTCGAATCCCAAAACGAGCCGTATTAG
- a CDS encoding DUF3536 domain-containing protein, producing MDRALCIHGHFYQPPREDPWLGRILPEGSAAPAVHWNERICRESYAPMARARRQDGAGRIVELFNCYSHMSFNAGPTLMSWMARSAPDTYARILEADRESLARLGHGNALAQIYHHVIMPLATERDKRLEVAWAVDDFKARFGRDPEGMWLSETAVDTPTLEALAQAGIRFTILAPSQATAISDNGRDWRGVDAGSLDIRRPYAVRLPSGREIAVFFYHGPLSQAVAFENLLADGEHFFRRLSESAGGGLLSLATDGETYGHHFKFGEMALAYALDKAKSGRDGLTLTNFAAYLAANPPKAYAKIREASAWSCAHGVERWRSDCGCTAGDHPGYNQRWRAPLRNALDLLKSRLDSHYDAKAGALFKAPEAALDAYGQVLAGTQSKEGFERLHMAPSADAVRRGAAWKLLSMQAWGLASFASCAWFFDEISRLEPVNAMTFALRAVELARATGMADPEPEILTILAQARSNEPAMGSGADIWETMARPRRETPKTLITQALVTLALENRLPLGGEEAAATWPGVAVTVRLENAPAGAPRPGAAAIVYRHETAADRYELTYTPAPTANPFAACAAIRPATGGVEEGFAFEAVGLPVNKRQALADAFSRHHAEVFHAENLAAAAVARSLVTERQEAQNTLTLAPLVLHLWPGLLWLEVFEPPLPPKKRELLHLFLKHTGDGSPVKAALEARIAVEAARLIELPDPDWRLLARLTRHAAELGLHPDWWAAQNALWQRRPFTGPARELAEALGFAV from the coding sequence ATGGACCGCGCCCTGTGCATCCACGGCCATTTTTACCAGCCCCCCCGCGAGGACCCCTGGCTTGGCCGCATCCTGCCCGAAGGCAGCGCCGCCCCGGCCGTGCACTGGAACGAACGCATCTGCCGCGAATCCTACGCCCCCATGGCCCGGGCCCGCCGCCAGGACGGGGCCGGACGCATCGTCGAACTGTTCAACTGCTACAGCCACATGAGCTTCAACGCGGGCCCCACGCTCATGTCCTGGATGGCCCGCTCGGCCCCGGACACCTACGCCCGCATCCTGGAGGCCGACCGCGAGAGCCTGGCCCGCCTGGGCCACGGCAACGCCCTGGCCCAGATCTACCACCACGTCATCATGCCCCTGGCCACCGAGCGCGACAAACGCCTGGAAGTGGCCTGGGCCGTGGACGACTTCAAGGCCCGGTTCGGGCGCGATCCCGAAGGCATGTGGCTGTCCGAGACCGCCGTGGACACTCCGACTCTGGAAGCCCTGGCCCAGGCCGGCATCCGCTTCACCATCCTGGCCCCGTCCCAGGCCACGGCCATAAGCGACAACGGCCGCGACTGGCGCGGCGTGGACGCCGGCTCCCTGGACATCCGCCGGCCCTACGCCGTGCGCCTGCCGTCCGGCCGGGAAATCGCCGTCTTTTTCTACCACGGCCCCCTGTCCCAGGCCGTGGCCTTTGAAAATCTCCTGGCCGACGGCGAACACTTCTTCCGCCGCCTGTCCGAATCGGCCGGAGGGGGCCTGCTCTCCCTGGCCACCGACGGCGAAACCTACGGCCACCACTTCAAATTCGGCGAAATGGCCCTGGCCTATGCCCTGGACAAGGCAAAATCCGGCCGCGATGGCCTGACGCTCACCAACTTCGCCGCCTATCTGGCCGCCAATCCGCCCAAGGCCTACGCCAAGATCCGCGAGGCCTCGGCCTGGAGTTGCGCCCACGGCGTGGAACGTTGGCGCTCGGACTGCGGCTGCACCGCCGGCGACCATCCGGGCTACAACCAGCGCTGGCGCGCCCCCCTGCGAAACGCCCTGGATCTGCTCAAGTCCCGCCTGGACAGCCACTACGACGCCAAGGCCGGCGCGCTCTTCAAGGCCCCCGAAGCGGCGCTTGACGCCTACGGCCAGGTGCTGGCCGGCACCCAGTCCAAGGAGGGCTTTGAACGGCTGCACATGGCGCCATCGGCCGACGCCGTCCGCCGGGGGGCGGCCTGGAAACTCCTGTCCATGCAGGCCTGGGGACTGGCCTCGTTTGCCAGCTGCGCCTGGTTTTTCGACGAGATCTCGCGCCTGGAACCGGTCAACGCCATGACCTTTGCCCTGCGCGCCGTGGAACTGGCCCGGGCCACCGGCATGGCCGACCCGGAACCGGAAATCCTGACTATCCTGGCCCAGGCCCGCTCCAACGAACCAGCCATGGGCAGCGGGGCCGACATCTGGGAAACCATGGCCCGGCCCCGGCGCGAAACGCCCAAAACGCTCATCACCCAGGCGCTTGTGACCCTGGCCCTGGAAAACCGGCTGCCCCTGGGCGGCGAGGAAGCCGCGGCAACCTGGCCTGGCGTCGCCGTGACCGTGCGCCTGGAAAACGCCCCGGCCGGCGCGCCGCGCCCTGGCGCAGCCGCCATCGTCTACCGCCACGAAACCGCCGCCGACCGCTACGAACTGACCTATACGCCCGCGCCCACGGCCAACCCGTTTGCCGCCTGCGCCGCCATCCGGCCGGCCACGGGCGGAGTCGAGGAAGGCTTCGCCTTCGAGGCCGTAGGCCTGCCCGTCAATAAACGCCAGGCCCTGGCCGACGCCTTCTCGCGCCATCACGCGGAAGTCTTCCACGCCGAAAACCTCGCCGCCGCCGCCGTGGCCCGAAGCCTCGTCACCGAACGCCAGGAAGCCCAGAACACCCTGACCCTGGCTCCGCTTGTCCTGCACCTCTGGCCGGGACTGCTGTGGCTGGAAGTCTTCGAACCGCCGCTGCCCCCCAAAAAACGCGAGCTGCTCCACCTGTTCCTCAAGCACACTGGCGACGGTTCGCCCGTCAAGGCCGCCCTGGAAGCCCGCATCGCCGTCGAAGCCGCCCGGCTCATCGAACTGCCCGACCCGGATTGGCGACTCCTAGCCCGCCTGACCCGCCACGCCGCCGAGCTGGGGCTTCACCCCGACTGGTGGGCCGCCCAAAACGCCCTGTGGCAACGTCGGCCCTTCACCGGCCCGGCCCGGGAACTGGCCGAAGCCCTGGGCTTTGCCGTGTAG